A portion of the Sphingobacterium spiritivorum genome contains these proteins:
- a CDS encoding glycoside hydrolase family 18 produces the protein MKRKINLKRLVFATCCLWALTLILVSCEKWTETETVKIEDPDIRTQNPELYAAYLANLKAYKNSKHKVIYGWFDNHVKTPINRGQHIENVPDSVDFVVLKSPDKLIDRELQQMDALRNEKGTKVIFGFDYDGTKLAYDLRMDELKKAGKLTGSEKDFETYLSDTLQYTLQLIDKYKYDGIIAGYRGKSTAHMTDSDKEVYSKREKIYMDLVSKWYNANKGKVLVFEGYPQNLTDKTILASCLHIILPDLDVKGKDRLSYNILMTNVEGVPTDRFIVTASTVSLDKTDTKTGIFSDGSRALGVTAGWAAATHSGYTVSGLGIYNMNNDYFNTYKVYQYTREAIYTLNPSIIK, from the coding sequence ATGAAAAGAAAAATTAATTTGAAAAGACTGGTCTTCGCCACATGTTGTCTGTGGGCACTGACCCTTATATTGGTTTCCTGTGAAAAATGGACGGAAACAGAGACTGTCAAAATAGAAGATCCGGACATCAGGACGCAAAACCCTGAGCTCTATGCTGCTTATCTTGCTAATTTGAAAGCATACAAGAATTCAAAGCATAAGGTTATTTATGGTTGGTTTGATAATCATGTGAAAACACCGATTAACAGAGGGCAACATATTGAAAATGTACCGGATAGTGTAGATTTTGTGGTGTTGAAATCACCCGATAAACTGATAGATCGCGAATTGCAGCAGATGGATGCTCTTAGAAATGAAAAGGGTACAAAAGTGATCTTCGGATTCGATTATGACGGTACTAAACTGGCTTATGATCTCCGAATGGACGAACTCAAAAAGGCTGGTAAATTAACCGGTTCTGAAAAGGATTTTGAAACCTATCTATCGGATACTTTACAGTATACTCTGCAATTAATCGACAAGTATAAATATGACGGAATTATAGCAGGCTACAGAGGAAAAAGTACCGCACATATGACAGACAGTGATAAGGAGGTTTACAGTAAACGGGAAAAGATCTATATGGATCTTGTTAGCAAGTGGTATAATGCCAATAAAGGTAAAGTCCTTGTATTTGAAGGATATCCGCAGAATCTGACAGATAAAACTATTCTTGCTTCCTGCTTACATATAATACTTCCTGATCTGGATGTAAAGGGTAAGGATAGGTTGTCATATAATATCCTTATGACAAATGTGGAAGGTGTACCTACAGATCGTTTTATTGTTACAGCTTCTACTGTTTCTCTGGATAAAACGGATACCAAGACCGGAATATTTTCGGATGGTTCTCGTGCGCTGGGTGTAACTGCCGGTTGGGCTGCAGCGACACATAGCGGATATACGGTTTCGGGACTGGGTATATACAATATGAACAATGATTATTTTAATACCTATAAAGTATATCAGTACACCCGTGAGGCTATTTATACTCTAAATCCGTCTATAATTAAATGA
- a CDS encoding DUF1735 and LamG domain-containing protein has translation MKSLYIYIQIALFSILTFAVSCKNEEIFSNNVFNAVPKVENLLIKSTLISDERKLQASIARPETRDVNIAYNVDASLVEKYNAAYYDKAIMLPKENYRLPQASAQIPAGSVKSNDVTVYFDKINMLDREQIYVLPVTISNADIDILQSARTTYYVLKGAALINVVADLEENYLHINQWANPGVVNNLSEITIETLVRARNYDRMISSVMGIEGRFLIRLGDAGFPSNQIQVATSSGNFPGGDSNKGLPSNEWVHIAVTYSRTSRAIKIYVNGKVQSEGTLSLAPISLGVNGQDGFYIGRSYADDRFFAGEFAECRIWNVVRTEEEIAGSPYEVDPKSNGLVAYWKCNEGAGNTVQDYTGNGNNLTSKLGKDIKWTPVSLPAKK, from the coding sequence ATGAAAAGTTTATATATATACATCCAGATAGCGCTTTTTTCAATCCTGACTTTCGCTGTCAGTTGTAAAAATGAAGAAATCTTCTCAAACAATGTATTTAATGCTGTTCCTAAGGTTGAAAATCTTCTTATCAAATCAACGTTGATTTCAGATGAGCGTAAATTGCAGGCATCTATAGCCAGACCGGAGACCAGAGATGTTAACATTGCCTATAATGTAGATGCATCATTGGTTGAGAAATATAATGCCGCCTACTACGATAAAGCGATCATGTTGCCAAAAGAGAATTACCGGTTACCTCAGGCATCTGCACAGATTCCAGCCGGAAGTGTAAAATCTAATGATGTGACCGTTTACTTTGATAAAATAAATATGTTGGATCGCGAACAGATCTATGTATTGCCTGTGACTATTTCCAATGCAGATATCGATATTTTACAAAGTGCCCGCACCACTTACTATGTGTTGAAAGGTGCTGCACTTATCAATGTGGTGGCAGATCTGGAAGAAAACTATCTGCATATTAACCAGTGGGCTAATCCCGGAGTGGTCAATAATCTGTCAGAGATTACAATAGAAACACTGGTCAGAGCCCGTAATTACGACAGGATGATCAGTTCTGTAATGGGTATTGAGGGTCGTTTTTTAATTCGTCTTGGAGATGCCGGTTTTCCATCTAATCAGATTCAGGTAGCTACCAGTTCAGGGAATTTTCCGGGAGGAGATTCCAATAAAGGATTGCCTTCAAATGAATGGGTACATATAGCAGTTACATACAGCCGGACGAGCAGAGCTATCAAAATATACGTAAATGGCAAAGTCCAGTCTGAAGGAACATTATCACTGGCACCTATCTCGCTGGGTGTGAATGGACAGGATGGATTCTATATAGGCCGGTCTTATGCTGATGACCGGTTCTTTGCAGGTGAATTTGCAGAATGCAGAATATGGAATGTTGTCCGCACTGAAGAGGAAATTGCCGGTAGTCCATATGAGGTAGATCCCAAAAGTAATGGTTTGGTAGCCTATTGGAAATGTAATGAAGGAGCCGGAAATACAGTACAGGATTATACAGGAAATGGTAATAACCTGACGTCAAAATTAGGTAAGGATATCAAATGGACTCCCGTATCCCTGCCGGCAAAAAAATAA